One Sediminibacillus dalangtanensis genomic region harbors:
- a CDS encoding dicarboxylate/amino acid:cation symporter, producing the protein MKFNLITQIFIAFILAIILGIIFKESIAVIAPLGDLFLRLIKFIIAPLILSTLVVGVASSGDPKQLGRIGLKTVVYYLFTTAVAIIIGLAIAFMLSPGKGVDVSLSESAPDKEVQESQSVVDTFLNIIPENPFEALASGNILQIIFFALFIGLAITFVGEKAQPVYRFFDGFAEVMYKITSIIMYVAPIGILGLVAPVIGEYGLSVLLPLLKVILAAVIACILHAGIVYSSAVRIYGKINPITFFKGISPAALVAFSTASSAGTLPITLKNTQDNLGVPKKISSFVLPLGATINMDGTAIYQGVAVVFIAQFYGLDLSFIQLLTVVVTTVLASIGTAGVPGAGLIMLTMVLSSVDMPLEGIALIAGVDRILDMFRTTLNVVGDASATVVISGSEKEMPGQKNAETP; encoded by the coding sequence ATAAAATTCAATCTTATTACACAAATTTTCATCGCGTTCATTCTCGCTATAATTCTAGGAATCATTTTCAAAGAATCAATCGCAGTCATCGCACCACTAGGCGATTTGTTTTTACGGCTGATTAAATTCATCATCGCTCCGCTTATCTTATCGACACTCGTCGTCGGGGTTGCCAGCAGTGGTGATCCAAAGCAGTTGGGCCGGATCGGATTGAAAACCGTTGTCTATTATTTGTTTACTACCGCGGTTGCAATTATCATCGGCCTTGCTATAGCCTTCATGTTGTCACCGGGCAAAGGGGTGGATGTTTCACTTTCGGAGAGTGCTCCTGATAAGGAAGTACAGGAATCGCAAAGTGTTGTCGATACCTTCTTAAATATCATTCCGGAAAACCCTTTTGAGGCACTGGCAAGCGGAAATATCCTGCAAATTATCTTTTTTGCCTTGTTTATCGGACTAGCAATCACATTCGTGGGAGAGAAGGCCCAGCCGGTTTATCGATTTTTCGATGGATTTGCTGAGGTAATGTATAAAATCACTTCCATCATCATGTATGTGGCGCCAATTGGCATTTTGGGACTGGTGGCTCCGGTGATAGGCGAGTATGGGTTGTCGGTTTTGCTTCCATTGTTGAAAGTAATCCTGGCAGCTGTTATTGCCTGCATACTCCATGCCGGAATCGTTTATTCCTCAGCAGTTCGGATCTATGGAAAAATAAATCCGATCACCTTCTTCAAAGGTATATCACCGGCTGCTTTAGTTGCATTCAGCACAGCTAGTTCTGCAGGCACCTTGCCCATTACATTAAAAAACACCCAGGATAATTTGGGTGTTCCCAAGAAGATTAGTAGTTTTGTGCTGCCCCTGGGTGCAACGATCAATATGGATGGCACAGCGATCTATCAAGGAGTTGCCGTTGTTTTTATCGCCCAGTTTTATGGATTGGATCTGTCGTTTATTCAATTGCTTACTGTCGTGGTTACCACTGTACTTGCCTCCATCGGAACGGCAGGGGTACCAGGAGCAGGTTTAATTATGCTGACCATGGTACTAAGCTCCGTCGATATGCCGCTGGAAGGTATTGCGTTGATAGCCGGCGTTGATCGGATTTTGGATATGTTCCGGACGACCTTGAATGTGGTAGGAGACGCCTCCGCGACGGTTGTCATCTCCGGGTCCGAAAAAGAAATGCCAGGCCAAAAAAATGCAGAAACACCTTGA
- the motB gene encoding flagellar motor protein MotB, which produces MRKKKKHKEDHIDETWLVPYADLLTLLLALFIVLFAISKVDQEKFAELANVMRGEFSSGEGIMESGTTISPEEQPLVGEEQEEKEEEQQEETEDAEKKRAEIEKLAKIQQKINGYITENELTDVLDTKLTDEGLLISILNDVSFDSGSAEVSGDGQEIAKEVSNFLYTNPPHEITVSGHTDNQPIHSSEFKSNWELSVMRAVNFMRLLLDNEDLDERLFSAKGYGEYEPIAPNDSPKNREKNRRVEVLILPNYD; this is translated from the coding sequence GTGAGAAAGAAAAAGAAGCATAAGGAGGACCACATTGATGAAACCTGGCTTGTCCCTTATGCCGACTTGCTGACACTTCTCCTTGCTCTGTTTATTGTATTGTTTGCTATTAGTAAAGTGGACCAGGAAAAGTTCGCAGAGCTCGCCAATGTAATGCGAGGGGAGTTTTCAAGTGGTGAAGGGATCATGGAGAGCGGTACAACGATTTCTCCAGAAGAACAACCTTTAGTCGGTGAAGAGCAGGAGGAAAAGGAAGAAGAACAACAGGAAGAAACAGAGGACGCTGAGAAAAAAAGGGCTGAAATTGAGAAGCTGGCAAAAATCCAGCAAAAAATCAATGGCTATATAACGGAAAACGAATTAACAGATGTGTTGGATACCAAGTTAACCGATGAGGGTTTATTGATTTCTATCCTTAATGATGTTTCTTTCGATTCCGGAAGTGCTGAAGTGAGCGGGGATGGGCAAGAAATTGCGAAAGAAGTCTCCAACTTTTTGTACACCAATCCTCCGCACGAAATTACAGTAAGCGGACATACTGACAATCAGCCCATCCACAGCAGTGAATTTAAATCGAACTGGGAGTTGAGCGTCATGCGTGCGGTCAATTTCATGCGGCTGCTATTGGACAATGAAGATCTGGATGAGCGATTATTCAGTGCGAAAGGTTACGGAGAGTATGAACCAATTGCCCCGAATGACAGTCCAAAGAACCGGGAAAAAAATCGACGAGTGGAAGTATTGATTTTGCCAAACTATGATTGA
- the motA gene encoding flagellar motor stator protein MotA translates to MDKTSFGGIFLAIIAVGVGMVLKGVSPVNLLNPAALLIIFLGTMAAVCIAFPLETLKKVPALFKIIFTEQKTEDVKDIIPMFTEWANLTRREGILALENHLDEIEDPFLASGLELAVDGQTPEFIRDVLLEKIDAIEERHQEGASIFTQAGTYAPTLGVLGAVIGLIAALGNMEDTEALGHAIAAAFVATLFGIFSGYVLWHPFANKLKEKSKKELHAKRVMIEGILSLTTGDSSQVIKGKLSSYLSPKEYAEFEEGEEQ, encoded by the coding sequence ATGGACAAGACTTCATTTGGAGGAATATTTTTAGCGATTATTGCAGTAGGCGTAGGGATGGTGCTAAAAGGAGTTAGTCCTGTAAACTTGCTCAATCCTGCCGCCCTTTTGATCATTTTTCTTGGTACCATGGCTGCCGTTTGTATTGCCTTTCCGTTGGAAACACTGAAAAAGGTGCCAGCACTATTCAAAATTATCTTTACAGAGCAAAAAACCGAGGATGTAAAAGATATTATACCGATGTTCACAGAATGGGCCAACCTGACTAGAAGAGAAGGTATTCTCGCTTTGGAAAACCATTTGGATGAAATTGAGGATCCATTTTTGGCATCAGGTTTGGAATTGGCAGTTGACGGACAGACACCAGAATTTATTCGCGATGTTTTATTGGAAAAAATCGACGCAATCGAAGAGCGCCATCAGGAAGGAGCTTCGATTTTTACCCAGGCGGGAACTTATGCTCCGACATTGGGAGTACTAGGAGCCGTTATCGGTCTGATTGCCGCCCTTGGTAACATGGAAGACACCGAGGCATTGGGACATGCCATTGCTGCAGCATTTGTCGCGACCTTGTTTGGTATTTTTTCCGGTTATGTATTATGGCATCCATTTGCCAACAAACTGAAGGAAAAATCCAAAAAGGAATTACATGCAAAACGTGTCATGATTGAGGGCATTTTATCCTTGACCACTGGCGACTCTTCCCAAGTTATCAAAGGGAAATTAAGCTCCTACCTCTCACCGAAAGAATATGCCGAATTTGAGGAGGGAGAAGAACAGTGA
- a CDS encoding ribonuclease H-like YkuK family protein, translating to MKQGRAPFPPRHHFMNLTEKNLNFEEVFKRIITFIQQDPSANYRLMVGTDSQVYRSHTLFVTGIVIQRKGKGAWGCVLPTIFPRKYMNLHEKISMETSLTEQIAYLFDEKKKEQLIDIILPHLYHGSSLTMEGHIDVGLEKRSLSRFLAGEMMSRIKASGWEPVVKPEAFVASGYANRYTKTPDKFSI from the coding sequence ATGAAACAAGGCAGAGCGCCTTTCCCTCCAAGACATCACTTTATGAACCTAACCGAGAAAAATTTAAATTTTGAAGAAGTTTTTAAACGTATCATCACTTTTATACAACAAGACCCGTCAGCCAATTATCGCCTGATGGTCGGAACGGATTCTCAAGTGTATCGATCGCACACGCTTTTCGTAACAGGGATAGTCATACAACGCAAGGGAAAAGGAGCTTGGGGATGTGTTCTTCCAACTATTTTTCCACGCAAGTATATGAATCTGCACGAGAAGATTTCCATGGAAACATCGTTGACTGAACAAATCGCTTATTTATTCGATGAGAAGAAAAAAGAACAATTGATCGATATCATCCTGCCCCATCTTTACCATGGCAGTTCCCTGACCATGGAGGGACATATCGATGTAGGATTGGAAAAACGGTCACTCTCCCGTTTTTTGGCTGGGGAAATGATGTCCCGTATCAAAGCTTCCGGATGGGAACCAGTGGTGAAACCCGAAGCATTTGTCGCTTCAGGATATGCCAACCGTTATACAAAAACACCGGATAAATTTTCTATTTAA
- a CDS encoding AEC family transporter: MEFQVITSTIVVMGIIIFLGSMTAVKVPITDSFKDGVMYIILNIAVPAVILDGVFNTDISNDLFEAVFLIFSAAILLCISALFFSRFFAMLFRFDNQDAKKLSVLASFGNTGFIGIPLCALIFGPTGGLLAAIFDAGLGVVIFSFGIVFLQSKKGRVIENFRAFINMPIISVIVGLLLLGVGFDPPGFLRQLTEMLAALSGPLAMLYVGLLIPPLLSNGRFKLYGAIWFPLVMRLAIIPISTAVVLSFMPLSSLLDHIILLQASMPTFTLSVILFSKYTDESDKAIITTIVSTILSMFTIPLLSLLVS; the protein is encoded by the coding sequence ATGGAATTTCAAGTCATCACTAGTACAATTGTTGTGATGGGAATCATCATTTTTTTAGGCAGTATGACCGCCGTCAAAGTTCCTATCACTGACTCGTTTAAAGATGGAGTAATGTATATCATATTGAATATCGCTGTACCGGCAGTAATTCTTGACGGAGTTTTTAACACCGATATTTCCAATGATTTGTTTGAGGCTGTTTTCCTGATTTTTTCTGCAGCGATTTTGCTTTGCATTAGTGCATTGTTTTTCAGCAGGTTCTTCGCCATGCTTTTCCGTTTCGATAATCAAGACGCGAAGAAATTGTCCGTTCTAGCCTCCTTCGGTAACACTGGATTTATCGGAATCCCTTTATGCGCTTTAATTTTCGGCCCGACAGGAGGACTGCTTGCCGCCATTTTTGATGCAGGGCTCGGTGTTGTTATTTTTTCATTTGGGATCGTTTTTTTACAATCAAAAAAAGGACGGGTGATCGAAAACTTCCGTGCTTTCATAAACATGCCGATTATTTCCGTAATAGTTGGTTTATTACTATTGGGTGTTGGATTTGATCCCCCAGGATTTCTTAGGCAGCTGACCGAAATGCTTGCCGCTCTCTCCGGCCCGCTTGCCATGCTTTATGTAGGATTATTGATCCCACCGCTTTTATCAAATGGGAGGTTTAAGTTGTACGGAGCAATTTGGTTTCCATTGGTCATGCGGCTGGCTATTATCCCCATTTCAACAGCGGTTGTATTATCTTTCATGCCACTAAGCAGTCTTTTGGATCACATCATTCTATTACAAGCATCCATGCCGACCTTTACGCTATCTGTCATTCTTTTTTCAAAGTATACTGATGAAAGCGATAAGGCAATTATTACGACTATCGTCTCTACTATTTTATCTATGTTTACCATTCCACTTCTTTCCCTGCTTGTAAGTTAG
- a CDS encoding serine hydrolase domain-containing protein, whose protein sequence is MKKYFIPVCTIVICSSFLIPAIVTADSHTIDKHSPSIETKQNKHAQPKSHPVFSWDQPGKLPPVIHPGNARGAGMVQQPLDSIDQTINGFIAEQAMPGAVTLVARRGHIVQHEAYGYAARYSDANRTEMENPISMKEDTIFDLASLSKIFTTTAAMKLYEEGYFELDDPVSDYIPEFAVNGKESVTIKQLMTHTSGFPAWIPLYTEGENREDRMELVYQSELTALPGEQYTYSDLNMITLGGLVERLSGKRLDQYVYENITGPLNMDDTMYNPPAELKDRIAATEYQAVPDRGLVWGDVHDENAWSLDGVAGHAGVFSTAEDLAIFAHMFLNDGRYGGAQILQPKTVELLTENQIPEFPGDSHGLGWELGQGWYMDALSEGTTLGHTGYTGTSMVINQNNDTIAILLTNRVHPSRETVSTNPVRRQFAQHVADAIPVAIPGKKDAWFAGYGNQLDRSLTVEWNEEVTALLSFDTWYRTETNYDFGFIETSENGEDWTQIDSVNGSSVDWQHQEIQLPEGTRYVRFRYETDGSVNGRGWYVHNIQLASEQGKNITPEIKSNGWIERDY, encoded by the coding sequence ATGAAAAAATACTTCATCCCTGTTTGCACAATCGTTATTTGTTCATCATTTCTCATTCCCGCTATTGTCACCGCAGATTCCCACACCATAGATAAACATTCGCCTTCTATCGAAACCAAACAAAACAAACATGCACAGCCTAAATCCCATCCGGTTTTTTCCTGGGATCAACCCGGAAAATTGCCGCCAGTCATTCATCCTGGAAACGCCCGGGGAGCAGGGATGGTCCAACAACCGCTTGATTCTATCGACCAAACGATCAATGGATTTATCGCTGAACAGGCAATGCCCGGTGCGGTTACATTGGTTGCACGGCGCGGACATATCGTCCAGCACGAAGCATACGGTTATGCAGCCCGCTATTCGGATGCAAACCGTACGGAAATGGAAAATCCTATTTCCATGAAAGAAGATACCATTTTTGATTTAGCCTCACTCAGCAAAATATTTACGACTACTGCTGCGATGAAATTGTATGAAGAGGGCTATTTTGAGCTGGATGATCCTGTCTCCGATTATATACCTGAATTTGCGGTTAACGGAAAGGAAAGCGTTACCATCAAACAACTAATGACCCATACGTCCGGCTTTCCCGCCTGGATCCCCCTTTATACGGAGGGAGAAAACCGGGAAGACAGAATGGAACTTGTCTATCAATCAGAACTGACTGCCCTTCCCGGCGAACAATACACCTATAGTGACCTGAACATGATCACACTCGGAGGATTAGTCGAACGGTTGTCCGGCAAGCGGCTCGATCAATATGTCTATGAAAATATAACTGGACCGTTAAATATGGACGATACCATGTACAATCCACCAGCCGAATTAAAAGATCGAATTGCTGCTACAGAATACCAGGCTGTTCCCGACCGTGGACTGGTATGGGGAGACGTCCATGATGAAAACGCCTGGTCCCTTGATGGTGTTGCCGGGCACGCCGGCGTATTCTCCACTGCCGAGGACTTAGCTATATTTGCCCACATGTTCCTTAATGATGGACGGTACGGCGGCGCTCAAATTTTGCAGCCGAAGACGGTGGAATTGCTTACTGAAAACCAAATCCCTGAATTCCCAGGAGACAGCCACGGCTTAGGCTGGGAACTTGGACAAGGCTGGTATATGGATGCGTTATCGGAAGGCACGACGCTCGGCCACACCGGGTACACCGGCACCTCTATGGTAATCAATCAGAATAATGATACGATTGCCATCCTGCTCACGAACCGCGTCCATCCCAGCAGAGAAACTGTATCAACCAATCCGGTTAGACGGCAATTCGCCCAACATGTCGCCGATGCAATACCAGTAGCCATCCCCGGCAAAAAAGATGCCTGGTTTGCGGGATACGGCAATCAGCTCGATCGCTCATTAACTGTTGAATGGAATGAAGAGGTAACAGCTTTGTTAAGCTTTGATACTTGGTATCGAACGGAAACCAATTACGATTTTGGTTTTATCGAAACATCAGAGAACGGCGAAGACTGGACGCAGATTGATTCAGTCAATGGCAGCAGTGTCGATTGGCAGCATCAGGAAATCCAGCTGCCAGAAGGTACAAGGTATGTCCGCTTCCGTTATGAGACAGACGGAAGTGTGAATGGAAGAGGCTGGTATGTGCACAATATTCAATTAGCTTCGGAACAAGGAAAAAACATTACTCCAGAAATAAAAAGTAATGGCTGGATTGAACGCGACTATTAA
- a CDS encoding exo-beta-N-acetylmuramidase NamZ family protein: MKKTFVSLFALVLLLSSLTVVFADNNGNGHGYGKDKGKGNPHKFQLGVEQLLNEQKELIEGQKVGLITNPTGVDQDLNSIVDLLHNDPDVELTALYGPEHGVRGSAQAGDYVEYYIDEQTGLPVYSLYGETRKPTPEMLEDIDVLLFDIQDVGTRFYTYIYTMAYAMEAAAENDLPFIVLDRPNPISGEKVEGPVLDPDYASFVGNYPIPLRHGMTVGELAKFFNEEYDIGADLTVVEMNGWDREAYYDETPLEFVLPSPNMPTLDTALVYPGAALIEGTNVSEGRGTTKPFQLIGAPFINSTELAGALNDLKLPGVTFRAASFTPSFSKHSGELSNGVEIHVTDRDSFMPVETGLHLVKTIHDMYPDDFAFRAENSSGISFFDNLIGNGWIREAIENGQSVDEMKAEWQDDLEAFKEVREQYMIYR, translated from the coding sequence GTGAAGAAAACGTTTGTCTCGCTGTTTGCTCTCGTCCTTTTGCTATCTTCATTGACAGTCGTATTCGCTGACAACAACGGGAATGGTCATGGATATGGAAAAGATAAAGGAAAAGGCAACCCGCATAAGTTCCAGCTCGGCGTTGAACAACTGTTGAATGAGCAAAAAGAGTTGATTGAAGGGCAAAAAGTTGGCCTCATCACCAATCCAACCGGCGTCGACCAGGATCTTAATAGTATTGTGGATTTGTTGCATAATGATCCAGATGTCGAGCTGACAGCATTATACGGTCCGGAACACGGCGTTCGCGGAAGTGCCCAGGCAGGTGATTATGTCGAATACTATATCGATGAACAAACCGGTTTGCCTGTCTACAGCCTGTATGGAGAAACAAGGAAACCGACACCGGAAATGCTGGAAGATATTGATGTTCTTTTATTTGATATTCAAGATGTCGGAACACGTTTCTATACGTATATTTACACGATGGCCTATGCCATGGAAGCAGCTGCTGAAAACGATCTTCCATTTATTGTACTAGACAGGCCGAATCCAATCAGCGGGGAGAAGGTAGAAGGCCCTGTCCTTGATCCAGATTATGCTTCCTTCGTCGGGAATTATCCCATTCCATTGCGCCATGGCATGACAGTCGGAGAGCTCGCGAAATTTTTCAACGAAGAATATGATATTGGTGCAGATTTGACCGTGGTAGAAATGAACGGCTGGGATCGGGAAGCATACTATGATGAAACGCCATTGGAGTTTGTCCTCCCATCTCCGAACATGCCGACCCTTGATACAGCTTTGGTTTATCCAGGTGCAGCTTTGATTGAAGGTACGAATGTCTCAGAAGGCAGAGGCACGACAAAACCGTTCCAGCTGATCGGCGCCCCCTTCATCAACAGTACGGAACTTGCGGGAGCTTTGAATGATTTGAAACTTCCAGGAGTCACTTTCCGGGCTGCATCGTTTACACCAAGTTTTTCGAAACATAGTGGTGAGTTGTCCAATGGAGTAGAAATCCATGTGACCGATCGAGACAGCTTTATGCCTGTTGAAACAGGACTACACCTGGTAAAAACCATCCATGATATGTACCCGGATGATTTTGCCTTCCGCGCAGAAAACAGCAGCGGCATATCTTTCTTTGACAACCTGATCGGAAATGGATGGATTCGGGAAGCGATCGAAAACGGCCAATCCGTGGATGAAATGAAAGCCGAGTGGCAGGATGATCTGGAGGCGTTTAAAGAGGTTAGAGAGCAATATATGATATACCGTTAG
- a CDS encoding LutC/YkgG family protein yields MQKGAIENRETFLDNVASQLGRNRRKDNVTRPKWKHQAQWKVLADLTEDELVDVLEKQCQVIHTDFVRTTEEELGAKVLQVLQAYGVKTALTWDDPRFSSFGLTNKYVDWKSSSDIDVFKWDIENPVQSRHLAEQADVGITFSDITLAESGTVVLFSSDGKGRSVSLLPSTYIAIIPKSSLVPRMSQATREIHQRIESGEHIPSCINFITGPSNSADIEMNLVVGVHGPIKAAYIVVEDR; encoded by the coding sequence ATGCAAAAAGGGGCGATTGAAAATAGAGAAACTTTTTTGGATAATGTTGCCAGTCAGTTGGGGCGGAACCGCAGGAAAGATAATGTTACCCGGCCTAAATGGAAGCATCAGGCTCAATGGAAAGTGCTTGCGGACCTTACAGAAGACGAGCTTGTTGATGTACTGGAGAAGCAATGCCAGGTGATTCATACTGATTTTGTCCGGACTACAGAGGAAGAGCTGGGAGCAAAGGTTTTACAAGTATTACAGGCGTACGGGGTTAAAACAGCGTTGACCTGGGATGACCCTCGTTTTTCCAGTTTCGGCTTAACAAATAAGTATGTAGATTGGAAAAGCAGTAGCGATATTGATGTTTTCAAATGGGATATAGAAAATCCCGTGCAAAGCCGCCATTTGGCAGAGCAAGCTGATGTAGGGATTACGTTCAGTGATATAACCCTGGCGGAGTCCGGTACAGTCGTCCTTTTTAGTAGTGATGGAAAAGGACGGTCTGTAAGTCTTCTCCCCTCTACTTATATAGCGATTATTCCAAAAAGCTCTCTGGTTCCGCGTATGTCCCAAGCAACGAGGGAAATCCACCAACGGATAGAAAGTGGAGAACACATCCCTTCGTGCATCAATTTTATTACCGGACCAAGCAACAGTGCTGACATTGAAATGAATTTAGTAGTCGGAGTACACGGCCCGATCAAGGCAGCTTATATTGTTGTGGAAGACAGGTGA
- a CDS encoding LutB/LldF family L-lactate oxidation iron-sulfur protein: MPLHVGEKAFKSRVEKGLGNEFMRGAVRSAQGRLQDSRSNAAEELGDWEEWRNLGQEIRQHTMENLDFYLQQLSEKVAERGGHVYFAETAEDANHYISEVIEKKKARKIAKSKSMVTEEIALNEILEERGCDVIETDLGEYILQIDDHDPPSHIVAPALHKNKEQIRDVFKEKLGYLHTDKPEELTLFAREQLRKEFLSADVGITGCNFAVAESGTCALVTNEGNARMVSTLPKTQITVMGMERIVPTWEELDVLVSLLTRAAVGQKLTSYVTALTGPKEESEGDGPEEFHLVVVDNGRSKILGTEFQEALHCIRCAACINVCPVYRHIGGHAYGSIYPGPIGAVLTPLLAGYEDYKELPYASSLCGACTEVCPVKIPLHEYLIDHRRNIVEKENKSNLSEKLAMQGFDKLAGSAGLFKMATKMAPILVTPFVSDGTISKGPGPLKAWTAARDLPLPQKERFRDWFKHRSEGGRPDAKRGD; the protein is encoded by the coding sequence ATGCCATTGCATGTTGGAGAAAAAGCATTTAAGAGCAGAGTTGAAAAAGGTCTTGGAAATGAATTCATGCGAGGCGCCGTCCGTTCCGCACAGGGCCGACTTCAGGACAGCCGTTCCAATGCAGCTGAAGAATTAGGGGACTGGGAAGAATGGCGCAATCTTGGGCAGGAAATCAGACAACACACAATGGAGAATCTCGATTTCTATTTACAGCAATTAAGTGAGAAGGTAGCAGAAAGAGGTGGACATGTTTATTTCGCTGAAACAGCTGAAGATGCCAATCATTACATCAGTGAAGTAATTGAAAAGAAAAAGGCACGGAAGATAGCCAAGTCAAAGTCAATGGTAACAGAAGAAATAGCCTTGAATGAAATTCTGGAAGAACGGGGTTGTGACGTAATCGAAACAGATTTAGGAGAATATATCCTCCAAATCGACGATCATGATCCCCCCTCTCATATCGTTGCCCCCGCACTACACAAAAATAAAGAACAAATCAGAGATGTATTTAAAGAAAAGTTGGGATATCTCCATACAGATAAACCGGAAGAGTTGACATTATTTGCTCGAGAGCAATTAAGAAAAGAGTTCCTATCCGCCGATGTAGGTATCACTGGGTGTAATTTTGCTGTTGCAGAATCAGGCACCTGCGCCCTGGTCACGAATGAAGGGAATGCACGTATGGTTTCAACCCTCCCTAAAACACAAATCACTGTGATGGGAATGGAAAGAATTGTGCCTACCTGGGAAGAACTGGATGTACTAGTCAGTCTTTTGACAAGAGCTGCAGTTGGGCAGAAGTTAACCAGTTATGTGACTGCATTAACAGGGCCAAAGGAAGAATCAGAAGGAGATGGACCGGAAGAATTTCATTTAGTCGTTGTCGATAATGGACGATCCAAAATATTAGGAACAGAATTCCAAGAGGCTCTGCACTGTATCAGGTGTGCTGCTTGTATCAATGTTTGCCCTGTTTACAGACATATAGGAGGCCATGCTTATGGATCTATCTATCCAGGACCGATTGGTGCAGTATTGACCCCCTTACTAGCGGGTTATGAGGATTACAAAGAATTGCCATATGCTTCTTCTCTCTGTGGTGCTTGTACAGAGGTATGTCCTGTAAAAATACCATTACATGAGTATTTAATTGATCACCGGAGAAATATTGTAGAGAAAGAAAACAAATCAAACTTATCTGAAAAATTGGCAATGCAAGGCTTTGATAAACTAGCAGGTTCAGCCGGCCTTTTTAAAATGGCGACGAAAATGGCTCCCATCCTTGTAACCCCGTTTGTTAGCGATGGAACAATTTCGAAAGGACCAGGCCCTCTAAAGGCTTGGACTGCTGCTCGGGATCTCCCATTACCGCAAAAAGAACGGTTCAGGGACTGGTTCAAGCATAGAAGTGAAGGAGGGCGGCCTGATGCAAAAAGGGGCGATTGA
- a CDS encoding (Fe-S)-binding protein, whose protein sequence is MKVSIFITCLGDVFYVNAGKATVELLERYGCEVDFPETQTCCGQPAYNSGYHEKTKAAAKNMITAFEHSEYVVCPSGSCAYMFHEYEELLQDEPDWKVKATALKRKTYELTQFLTEVLQIENTGAEFHAKATYHTSCHMTRLLGVKEAPLKLLSNVSGLEMVDLPNRHDCCGFGGTFSVKMPEISQQMVDEKALHIEETDADVLIGADGGCLMNIGGRLNRQNKPIKVMHIAEILNSRGDN, encoded by the coding sequence ATTTATTACTTGTCTTGGGGATGTATTTTATGTGAATGCCGGTAAAGCGACGGTGGAGTTACTCGAGCGGTACGGATGTGAAGTGGACTTTCCAGAAACGCAGACTTGTTGCGGTCAACCTGCTTATAATAGTGGTTACCATGAAAAGACAAAAGCAGCTGCTAAAAATATGATTACCGCTTTTGAGCATTCAGAGTATGTAGTTTGTCCATCCGGTTCATGTGCATATATGTTCCATGAATATGAGGAGTTATTGCAGGATGAACCAGACTGGAAAGTAAAGGCGACGGCATTAAAGCGAAAAACGTATGAACTCACCCAATTCTTAACGGAGGTTCTTCAAATAGAAAACACCGGAGCAGAATTTCATGCTAAGGCCACCTATCATACATCCTGTCATATGACTCGTTTACTTGGTGTGAAAGAGGCTCCATTAAAACTATTGAGCAATGTCAGCGGTCTGGAGATGGTTGATTTACCGAATCGCCATGATTGTTGTGGCTTTGGAGGAACCTTTTCCGTTAAGATGCCGGAGATTTCCCAACAAATGGTGGACGAAAAAGCTCTCCATATTGAAGAAACAGATGCTGATGTGTTGATCGGAGCAGATGGGGGTTGCCTCATGAATATAGGAGGCCGGTTGAATCGACAAAATAAACCGATAAAGGTGATGCACATTGCTGAAATTTTGAACAGTCGGGGTGATAACTGA